A part of Citrifermentans bremense genomic DNA contains:
- a CDS encoding DoxX family protein, with protein sequence MFKRILATRDDINLAIVRVFLGIVFFPHGAQKMLGWFGGPGFSGTMQMFTQNMKVPMLFAFLAICAEFLGSLGLILGLCTRIAAFGILANMVVAVFMVHLPNGFFMNWAGKQAGEGFEYHLLVVGMALALIVGGGGKASLDRKIAPVPTATTPR encoded by the coding sequence ATGTTCAAAAGGATCCTTGCAACCCGCGACGACATCAACCTCGCCATAGTCAGAGTGTTCCTGGGCATCGTGTTCTTCCCCCACGGTGCGCAGAAGATGCTGGGCTGGTTTGGCGGCCCCGGCTTCTCCGGCACCATGCAGATGTTCACCCAGAACATGAAGGTCCCGATGCTGTTCGCATTCCTCGCCATCTGCGCCGAATTCCTCGGCTCGCTCGGCCTCATCCTGGGCCTTTGCACCAGGATCGCCGCCTTCGGAATCCTCGCCAACATGGTCGTCGCCGTTTTCATGGTTCATCTCCCGAATGGCTTCTTCATGAACTGGGCGGGCAAACAGGCTGGAGAAGGTTTCGAATACCACCTGCTGGTTGTGGGAATGGCGCTGGCTCTTATCGTCGGCGGGGGCGGGAAAGCATCGTTGGATCGGAAGATCGCGCCTGTTCCAACTGCCACGACGCCGCGTTGA
- a CDS encoding HD-GYP domain-containing protein has product MKDLYWRAISIDSIDPDYFPSVPLFMKTAGNYVLYKDAERKFSSADHSRMERNGSKFLYARSGDMADISSYLENSLKEMLNRDDLDSERKGRILYQTSINYLVDAFEAPEEASNLERCRQLVQHMMEYISNDPHALKSIGSVVAHNLYIFTHSVQVAALNLLAHEKLFQVHPDELVDVGIGSMLHDYGMIFVTNDILNKPDALSDVEYYKIKQHTQKGYEYLKDSGRFGDMSLTIVRHHHERYDGNGYPTGIKGDEIPRSAQLSAMCDMYSALTLDRVYRKAVSHQEAIKAMREEPGAFNSSLLGSFIELVTAQKE; this is encoded by the coding sequence ATGAAAGACCTTTACTGGAGGGCCATAAGCATTGACAGTATTGACCCGGACTACTTCCCGTCCGTGCCCCTTTTCATGAAGACAGCGGGTAACTACGTCCTTTACAAAGACGCCGAGAGAAAGTTTTCCTCCGCAGACCACAGTAGAATGGAGCGAAACGGCAGCAAGTTCCTGTACGCAAGGTCCGGGGATATGGCTGATATTTCCTCCTATCTGGAGAACAGCCTGAAGGAAATGCTGAACAGGGACGACCTCGACAGCGAGAGAAAAGGGAGGATCCTCTACCAGACTTCCATCAACTACCTGGTGGACGCCTTCGAGGCCCCCGAGGAGGCGTCGAACCTGGAGCGCTGCCGGCAACTGGTGCAGCACATGATGGAATATATAAGCAACGACCCCCACGCCCTGAAGTCGATCGGATCCGTGGTGGCGCACAACCTGTACATATTCACCCACAGCGTCCAGGTTGCCGCCCTCAACCTGCTCGCCCACGAGAAGCTGTTTCAGGTCCACCCGGACGAACTGGTCGACGTGGGAATCGGTTCCATGCTCCACGACTACGGGATGATATTCGTCACCAATGATATCCTGAACAAGCCTGACGCCCTCTCCGATGTCGAGTACTACAAGATCAAGCAGCACACCCAGAAGGGGTACGAATACCTGAAAGACAGCGGCAGATTCGGCGACATGTCGCTGACCATCGTGCGCCACCACCACGAAAGGTACGACGGCAACGGCTACCCCACAGGAATCAAGGGGGACGAGATCCCCCGCAGCGCCCAGCTCTCCGCCATGTGCGACATGTACAGCGCCCTCACCTTGGACCGGGTCTACCGCAAGGCGGTTTCGCATCAGGAAGCGATCAAGGCGATGCGGGAGGAACCAGGAGCGTTCAACAGCTCGCTGCTAGGAAGCTTCATCGAGCTGGTGACCGCCCAGAAGGAGTAG
- a CDS encoding DUF922 domain-containing Zn-dependent protease yields MFRRLTLLAGITAIVILCASPLFAGTKSAPSCELTAKERYTYYEINGKDLDDLRREMNLRGTVGTDGRVYSALTSWDINFAYDIAQDSGGYRVKTANTTVDIEYRLPRIGAACADPELNLAWARYLERLQQHEFGHKNLALQAASEINELLASLPAFPTADALAAEITRITDDKFKVLKEKQVEYDDETKHGETQGAILPGRETHLAGA; encoded by the coding sequence ATGTTCCGGCGCCTTACCCTGCTTGCGGGAATTACCGCTATCGTTATCCTCTGCGCGTCGCCACTTTTCGCCGGTACAAAGAGCGCTCCATCCTGTGAGTTGACTGCGAAGGAACGCTACACCTACTACGAGATAAACGGTAAAGACCTGGATGACCTGCGCAGGGAGATGAACCTGAGGGGAACGGTAGGGACCGACGGCCGGGTCTATTCTGCCCTTACCAGTTGGGACATCAACTTCGCTTATGACATAGCACAAGATTCGGGCGGTTACCGGGTCAAAACAGCAAACACCACGGTCGATATCGAGTACCGTCTGCCGCGAATAGGGGCGGCTTGCGCCGACCCGGAACTGAACCTGGCCTGGGCGCGCTATCTTGAGCGCCTGCAACAACACGAGTTCGGCCACAAGAATTTGGCGCTCCAGGCTGCTTCAGAGATAAATGAACTCCTGGCATCGTTGCCGGCGTTCCCGACTGCAGATGCACTGGCTGCGGAGATCACCCGGATCACCGACGACAAGTTCAAGGTGCTGAAAGAAAAGCAGGTGGAATACGACGACGAGACAAAGCACGGGGAGACGCAAGGCGCCATACTACCTGGCCGCGAAACGCATTTAGCCGGAGCATAA
- a CDS encoding DUF748 domain-containing protein, producing MHVSKRTKYLLISAAIVISALVFVTAVLPIIVRNKAASALKEATGREVRISSVSINPFTLTATVRDFAIAEKSGPPLFAFREATASLALASVYKRALILSELALDTPSVSLVRTAPNRFNFSDIIERQPKGGKPEQGKPLLFSLNNIIVKNGSIDFEDRAAGGRKHDVRNLQLTIPFISNIPYLADRYVDPRLAAVVDGAPFSFAGKLKPLSKSQEMSVRIGLKGLNLPQYLAYAPVSPPVALTSGRLTLDLDLAYRVSAEKKPELTLKGGAGLAEVRVDLPDGKPLLRLPSLELKADRLEVLAGSFEFGSIALNGIELFVDRDSKGRWMYQRILAGREKPKDPKESKEAKGEKGNEKSAFAAKSFVSSNGTVHFRDAVPKGGFSSTVSNLEIALQNFDTRPGRSSGYDLSLMADGNASLKSRGGFAVNPVSLNASLQIAGVRLGRVWPYLQQYLTAPVQGTVGLSAAILYAEPDGLRVQKGDLSIDGLSARYGSNDGFDLATLQVKDASFQQNSNRLEVGEIKLSRGNLSLSREADGSLSPLSLLAKQPEAKPATPHKIRKETAGKSRAFSYLVKRFQLDGFKLAFVDKTYEEPPRFTLRNTSLTLSNLQGPKFAPMPMNFVSSYGKGAALKARGTLTPAPFRYQGMLSVARLPIRDFEPYFPDSFNFFVIGGNADLSLNLDVASRNGKTTGRFKGSAGVRDFHSIDSVADQDLLKWESLQFDEFQGELEPFSLSIRQVALNDVYSRIIIRKDGSLNLQDLIKEETPQQAAERPATATKPPAVATAAPPAVAVADGASSTPAAAPPRRQVSVGSVTIQNGTLSFTDNHLPQTFNSTFYNLGGRVSGLSSEESKFADVDLRGNLENHSPMQITGRLNPLRDDLFVDLKVSFRDIELSPVTPYSGTYLGYEIDKGKLFLDLKYLIEKKQLSSENRIFIDQFTFGNKVESKEATNLPVRLAIALLKDRKGEIHLDLPVTGRTDDPQFSIWRLVGQVLKNLLVKAATSPFALLSSLTGGGQDFSMVQFEPGSSSLSQGESQKLEKLAKVLADRPGVKMEVKGFVDKAKDPEGYRQELLERKLQHEKYLYLAKEQKSAEGESGAAVKLSEEEYTRLLKAVYKKEKFPKPRNALGLVKELPANEMRKLIIANTVVAETDLQSLARERAAAVFNYLVSRGGLPAERLFQGSEDIYRPPAQENAPRSRVEFSAIAR from the coding sequence GTGCATGTGTCTAAACGAACAAAATACTTGCTTATATCTGCGGCAATAGTCATTTCGGCTCTCGTATTTGTGACAGCAGTCCTGCCGATCATTGTCAGGAACAAGGCGGCCAGCGCGCTGAAGGAGGCGACGGGGCGCGAGGTGCGCATTTCTTCTGTCAGTATCAACCCCTTCACCCTGACCGCCACGGTGAGGGATTTCGCCATCGCCGAAAAGTCCGGCCCACCGTTGTTCGCTTTCCGAGAGGCGACGGCGTCACTCGCCCTGGCATCTGTGTACAAGCGGGCCTTGATCCTTTCCGAGCTCGCGCTCGATACGCCCAGCGTCAGCCTGGTCCGCACCGCACCCAACCGTTTCAACTTCAGCGATATCATCGAACGGCAACCCAAGGGGGGAAAACCGGAGCAAGGAAAGCCCCTCCTTTTTTCCTTGAACAACATCATCGTGAAGAACGGGTCCATCGACTTTGAGGACCGGGCGGCAGGAGGAAGAAAACATGACGTCCGCAACCTGCAGCTCACCATCCCATTCATAAGCAACATCCCCTACCTCGCGGACAGGTACGTCGACCCCCGGTTGGCTGCCGTAGTGGACGGCGCCCCCTTCAGCTTCGCCGGAAAGCTTAAGCCCCTCAGCAAGTCGCAGGAAATGTCGGTGCGCATCGGGCTCAAGGGGCTGAACCTCCCCCAATACCTTGCCTATGCGCCGGTCTCCCCTCCGGTCGCACTGACCTCGGGGCGGCTCACGCTCGACTTGGATCTCGCCTACCGCGTATCCGCGGAGAAGAAACCGGAACTGACCCTGAAAGGGGGGGCGGGGCTGGCGGAAGTCCGGGTGGATCTGCCGGATGGCAAACCGCTGCTGCGTCTCCCCTCGCTGGAGCTTAAGGCCGACAGGCTCGAAGTGCTCGCCGGATCTTTCGAGTTCGGCTCCATCGCCCTGAACGGAATCGAGCTCTTTGTCGACCGCGACAGCAAGGGGCGCTGGATGTACCAGCGGATACTTGCGGGCAGAGAAAAGCCCAAGGATCCAAAGGAATCAAAGGAGGCCAAGGGTGAGAAGGGGAACGAGAAATCGGCCTTTGCAGCGAAATCCTTTGTCAGCAGCAATGGAACCGTTCACTTCCGGGACGCCGTCCCCAAAGGCGGCTTCAGCAGCACCGTCTCCAACCTCGAAATCGCGCTGCAGAACTTCGACACCAGGCCTGGCCGCTCCTCCGGCTACGACCTTTCGCTTATGGCTGACGGCAACGCATCGCTAAAAAGTCGCGGCGGGTTCGCCGTGAACCCTGTGTCGCTGAACGCATCGCTCCAGATCGCCGGAGTAAGGCTTGGGCGTGTCTGGCCCTACCTGCAACAGTACCTGACCGCGCCGGTGCAGGGGACGGTCGGCCTCTCGGCGGCAATCCTCTACGCCGAGCCGGACGGGCTCAGGGTACAAAAAGGAGATCTCTCCATTGACGGGCTCTCCGCCCGCTACGGCAGCAATGACGGATTCGACCTGGCGACGCTCCAGGTAAAAGACGCGAGCTTCCAGCAAAACTCCAACCGCCTGGAGGTCGGCGAGATCAAGCTTTCACGAGGGAATCTCTCCCTTTCCCGTGAGGCCGACGGGTCGCTGTCGCCCCTCTCGCTTCTGGCGAAGCAGCCAGAGGCCAAGCCGGCCACGCCCCACAAAATACGCAAGGAGACCGCCGGCAAATCCAGGGCGTTCAGTTACCTGGTCAAACGCTTCCAGCTCGACGGCTTCAAGCTCGCCTTCGTGGACAAGACCTACGAGGAGCCTCCCCGCTTCACGCTGCGTAACACGAGCCTCACCCTCTCCAACCTGCAGGGGCCGAAATTTGCGCCGATGCCGATGAACTTCGTCTCTAGCTACGGAAAAGGCGCCGCGCTCAAGGCCAGGGGAACGCTGACGCCGGCCCCGTTTCGCTACCAGGGGATGCTGAGCGTCGCGCGGCTCCCCATCCGGGATTTCGAACCGTACTTCCCCGACTCCTTCAACTTCTTCGTCATCGGCGGCAACGCAGACCTATCCCTAAACCTCGACGTCGCCTCCAGAAACGGCAAGACCACGGGACGCTTCAAGGGGAGTGCGGGGGTGCGGGACTTCCACAGCATCGACTCGGTGGCCGACCAGGATCTATTGAAGTGGGAGAGCCTGCAGTTCGACGAATTCCAGGGCGAGCTGGAACCGTTCTCTTTGAGCATCCGGCAGGTCGCCCTGAACGACGTCTATTCCCGGATCATCATCAGAAAAGACGGCAGCCTAAACCTGCAGGACCTGATAAAGGAAGAGACGCCACAGCAGGCGGCAGAACGGCCGGCGACCGCCACAAAGCCGCCGGCCGTTGCCACTGCCGCGCCCCCGGCTGTTGCGGTGGCAGACGGGGCGTCGTCAACTCCTGCCGCCGCGCCGCCGCGTCGGCAGGTATCTGTCGGCAGCGTCACCATCCAAAACGGCACCCTGTCCTTCACGGACAACCACCTGCCGCAGACGTTCAACAGCACCTTCTACAATCTGGGAGGGCGCGTGAGCGGGCTGTCGTCGGAGGAGTCGAAGTTCGCCGACGTCGACTTGAGGGGGAACCTGGAAAATCACTCCCCCATGCAGATCACCGGGCGCCTCAACCCGCTGCGGGACGACCTGTTCGTCGACCTGAAGGTCTCCTTCCGGGATATCGAGCTCTCCCCCGTGACCCCGTACTCGGGGACCTACCTCGGCTACGAAATAGACAAAGGGAAGCTCTTCCTCGACCTCAAGTACCTCATCGAGAAAAAGCAGCTCTCCTCGGAAAACCGGATCTTCATCGACCAGTTCACCTTCGGGAACAAGGTGGAGAGCAAGGAGGCGACCAATCTACCGGTGCGCCTGGCCATCGCCCTGCTAAAGGACCGCAAGGGGGAGATCCATCTCGACCTGCCGGTCACCGGCCGCACCGACGACCCTCAATTCAGCATCTGGAGGCTGGTCGGACAGGTGTTGAAGAACCTTTTGGTGAAGGCGGCGACCTCGCCGTTTGCGCTTTTGTCCTCGCTCACTGGGGGGGGGCAGGACTTCAGCATGGTCCAGTTCGAGCCCGGTTCCAGCTCGCTTTCGCAGGGGGAGAGCCAGAAACTCGAAAAACTGGCCAAGGTGCTAGCGGACCGCCCCGGCGTGAAGATGGAGGTCAAGGGTTTCGTGGACAAGGCAAAGGACCCGGAGGGGTACCGGCAGGAACTGCTGGAGCGTAAGCTGCAGCACGAGAAATACCTGTACCTGGCAAAGGAACAGAAGTCGGCCGAGGGGGAGAGCGGCGCGGCGGTGAAACTTTCCGAAGAGGAGTACACGAGGCTACTGAAAGCGGTCTACAAGAAGGAGAAATTCCCCAAGCCGCGAAACGCGCTGGGGCTGGTAAAGGAGTTGCCCGCAAACGAGATGAGGAAGCTGATCATCGCCAACACGGTCGTTGCGGAGACCGACCTGCAGTCTCTCGCCCGGGAGCGGGCAGCAGCCGTCTTCAACTACCTGGTGTCAAGAGGAGGGCTGCCAGCCGAGCGGCTGTTCCAGGGGAGCGAGGACATCTACCGCCCCCCCGCGCAGGAGAATGCCCCCCGCAGCCGGGTCGAGTTCAGCGCCATCGCCCGTTGA
- a CDS encoding YkgJ family cysteine cluster protein produces the protein MIRERKEMRGEKAIDELLDLVKQQQVFLEMFVRSWIDDYRCSGGAIFCGKGCRNCCSLAVHTGFAEALAVARNLDETQGRAVESYAVRLRDLLQGVSELPDYLRLHRQEMGFCPFLTDGGDCGVYPVRPLSCRSLISTRESVWCGADFAQVPPAEREAFVAALDKKVVAFPSHYVAVLQESGKELESAGAKTMRELFGFSLYGNLGVLVHLCRSHDLAKACLTGKDAAVGCIAGAGFDHPLLLNVT, from the coding sequence ATGATCCGAGAAAGGAAAGAGATGAGGGGGGAAAAGGCGATCGACGAACTTCTGGACCTGGTCAAGCAGCAGCAGGTTTTCCTGGAGATGTTCGTCCGTTCCTGGATCGACGACTATCGCTGCAGCGGCGGCGCAATCTTCTGCGGCAAGGGGTGCCGCAACTGCTGCAGTCTTGCCGTCCATACCGGCTTTGCCGAGGCACTTGCCGTCGCCCGCAACCTGGATGAGACACAGGGAAGGGCGGTCGAGAGCTACGCGGTCAGGTTGCGGGACCTGTTGCAGGGAGTGAGCGAACTCCCCGACTACCTGCGCCTGCACCGGCAGGAGATGGGGTTTTGCCCGTTTCTGACCGATGGCGGCGACTGCGGCGTCTATCCGGTCCGTCCGCTCTCCTGCCGCTCGCTCATCTCCACACGGGAAAGCGTATGGTGCGGCGCCGACTTTGCTCAGGTCCCTCCGGCTGAGCGTGAAGCGTTCGTGGCCGCGCTGGACAAAAAGGTGGTCGCCTTCCCGAGCCACTACGTCGCGGTGCTGCAGGAAAGCGGCAAAGAGTTGGAGTCTGCCGGCGCAAAGACCATGCGCGAGCTTTTCGGCTTCTCCCTCTACGGCAACCTTGGTGTCCTGGTTCATCTATGCCGCAGCCACGACCTTGCAAAGGCTTGTCTGACCGGAAAAGATGCGGCTGTCGGCTGCATCGCCGGGGCAGGTTTCGATCATCCGCTGCTGCTTAACGTCACCTAG